A stretch of DNA from Rhizobium sp. EC-SD404:
TGCGACGGGGCCCCAAGGCGGGATCGCTGCCGGATGGCTGATATCGTTCCTACCAAGCCCGGTCAGCAAGTCAAGGTGACAACGCTCGACGCCGATATCGAAGAGGCCGCGCGTATCGCCGAAGCGCTCGTTTTCGCATCGGCCGAGCCCGTCGAAGAAGCGCTGATCGTCCGCAAGCTCCCGCAGGGCGTCAACGTTCGGTCCGTGATGGACCGTCTCGTGCAGCAATACGCCGACCGCGGCGTGAACCTCGTCCGGGTCGGCGATGCCTGGGCGTTTCGCACGGCCGCCGATCTTGCCTTCCTGATCCGGGACGAAAAGACCGAGATACGCAAATTGTCGCGGGCCGGGCTCGAGGTCCTGGCGATCATCGCTTATCACCAGCCAGTCACGCGGGCCGAGATCGAGGAAATTCGCGGTGTGGCGACGTCCAAGGGTACGCTGGACGTGCTGCTGGAATCCGGCTGGGTGCGCATGCGCGGCCGCCGCCGGTCTCCAGGGCGTCCGGTGACCTACGGAACGACGACCGGATTTCTGGATCATTTCGGCCTGGCCGAGCTCGGCGATCTTCCAGGTGTCGAAGAACTGAAGGGTGCCGGTCTCCTTTCGGGGCGCATTCCCGCCAACTTCAGCTTCCCGATGCCGGGGGAAGGCGACGAACTCGCCGAAGATGAGGACCCGATCACGCAGATGGACCTCGAAGAGCTCGGTCTGCTTGCTCCCCGCGGCGAAGAGAATTGAATGCACTGCGGAATAGATCGCTCGGCCAGCCGTTTATCAGCTTGAAGACTGACGCCCAATCGATTGCACGTGCGCATTGATTGGGCTAACCACTGGCAGGATCGAATTTGAAAGGGGCGGGCTCGTATCCCACATGAGGGAAGCGGGCGTGCCGCATGGGAGATTGTGATGGGTAGCTTTAGCATCTG
This window harbors:
- the scpB gene encoding SMC-Scp complex subunit ScpB — encoded protein: MADIVPTKPGQQVKVTTLDADIEEAARIAEALVFASAEPVEEALIVRKLPQGVNVRSVMDRLVQQYADRGVNLVRVGDAWAFRTAADLAFLIRDEKTEIRKLSRAGLEVLAIIAYHQPVTRAEIEEIRGVATSKGTLDVLLESGWVRMRGRRRSPGRPVTYGTTTGFLDHFGLAELGDLPGVEELKGAGLLSGRIPANFSFPMPGEGDELAEDEDPITQMDLEELGLLAPRGEEN